A stretch of Synechococcus sp. WH 8020 DNA encodes these proteins:
- a CDS encoding Bax inhibitor-1/YccA family protein produces MPASSNFQEAIREAQSSALVGPNVVNKALPYVGGGMVLTAAGVLGGISTLASLGGQTFQTLSFVAIIPWFILFFVAQNAAKKGNNGTALPLLATFSLLTGFTLTGLVLQAVAVAGAASIGIATLATGLTFAIASVVGRRMSDSVGQALSGVVGLGLIGLIIAMVVQLIGSFFAPGVFAVGAFELMIAGFGTVLFVGMAFVDFYTMPRTYRDDQYLAGALGMYLTYINLFIFILRLIIALQGGGRRD; encoded by the coding sequence ATGCCAGCCAGCAGTAATTTTCAAGAGGCCATCCGCGAGGCCCAATCAAGTGCTCTTGTGGGCCCCAATGTTGTCAATAAAGCCCTGCCCTATGTGGGTGGCGGCATGGTGCTCACTGCCGCAGGTGTTTTAGGTGGTATTTCCACCCTGGCATCCCTGGGAGGACAGACGTTCCAAACTCTGTCGTTCGTTGCGATCATCCCTTGGTTCATCTTGTTTTTTGTCGCTCAAAACGCGGCTAAAAAAGGGAATAACGGAACGGCTCTCCCCCTTCTAGCCACCTTTAGTTTGCTCACAGGGTTTACCCTCACAGGCTTAGTTCTTCAAGCCGTCGCTGTGGCAGGTGCTGCTTCGATTGGCATTGCCACGCTCGCGACCGGCCTCACCTTTGCGATTGCCTCCGTGGTTGGCAGAAGGATGAGCGATAGCGTTGGACAGGCTTTATCTGGTGTGGTGGGGCTTGGCCTCATTGGTTTGATTATTGCCATGGTGGTGCAATTAATCGGCAGTTTCTTCGCTCCAGGTGTCTTTGCTGTTGGCGCGTTTGAATTGATGATTGCCGGTTTCGGCACTGTGTTGTTTGTAGGCATGGCCTTCGTGGACTTTTACACGATGCCTCGCACCTACCGCGATGATCAATATCTTGCAGGTGCGTTGGGAATGTATCTCACCTATATCAATCTGTTCATCTTCATTTTGCGTCTGATCATTGCCCTTCAGGGTGGTGGTCGTCGTGACTGA
- a CDS encoding carbohydrate porin has protein sequence MVLRGFRRCGTSFLVTALALLSSLEPQLAWAEEVKTTTDAVWQVTPQPLLHNWLDLPDWVSFSLGYVNEINGNPSGGLQQRVTYTHNLSLNTSFSSGFRRPESEWDEFDAWKLVINASQRSGTSLSEKIPNAQSVQQIFGYGQTFRLAGLWVERNQSETGLLKVKLGKMATFDDFASSPLLCYYSNNGFCGQIWGVPNSLPVAAYPANQYGAVLHLGDHDRHTLRYGIYQINPKGFEPGFHGADFQISPSANGLAQFLQVDIPFAKRSSIPVKKTESGHLQIVPEDEKDFDYVSGLPTPGLQLGGWLGRWDFPLVKDPLQISKDNNGVYGLVSVPMTLNNLVLDGQLWANASLGLNSDVQQIPMFYAGGWVGKGLFRNRPDDTVVLGFSHARWSPSVQTNQVWESIVELGYQFALGDNVSIQPNLQVVFNPSGTGSVPDALVLGMQMSFLF, from the coding sequence TTGGTTTTGCGTGGTTTCAGGCGTTGTGGCACATCGTTCCTCGTCACGGCGCTGGCACTCCTGTCTTCCCTGGAACCCCAGCTTGCGTGGGCGGAAGAGGTCAAAACCACGACAGATGCGGTCTGGCAGGTCACTCCTCAACCGTTGTTGCACAACTGGTTGGATCTGCCTGACTGGGTTTCGTTCTCGTTGGGATACGTCAATGAAATCAATGGCAATCCTTCCGGAGGTTTGCAGCAGAGGGTTACATACACTCACAATCTCTCTTTAAACACAAGTTTTTCCTCTGGGTTTCGTCGCCCAGAATCCGAATGGGATGAATTTGATGCATGGAAGTTGGTGATCAATGCATCTCAACGTTCCGGTACAAGCCTGTCTGAAAAGATCCCGAATGCGCAGTCTGTTCAGCAAATTTTTGGTTATGGGCAAACGTTCCGACTCGCTGGTCTTTGGGTTGAGCGCAATCAAAGCGAAACAGGCTTGCTCAAAGTAAAGCTCGGAAAAATGGCAACATTTGATGACTTTGCTTCATCACCGCTGCTTTGTTACTACAGCAATAATGGCTTTTGTGGCCAAATCTGGGGTGTCCCTAATTCACTCCCCGTGGCGGCCTACCCCGCTAATCAGTATGGAGCGGTCCTTCACTTAGGTGATCATGATCGTCATACCTTGCGCTATGGAATTTATCAAATTAATCCGAAAGGATTTGAGCCAGGATTTCATGGTGCTGATTTCCAAATCTCTCCATCTGCAAACGGCCTTGCCCAGTTTTTGCAAGTCGACATTCCCTTCGCAAAGCGATCTTCAATTCCTGTTAAAAAGACAGAGAGCGGCCATTTGCAAATTGTCCCCGAGGATGAAAAGGATTTTGATTATGTTTCAGGACTGCCAACCCCCGGGCTGCAGTTGGGTGGTTGGTTAGGGCGATGGGATTTTCCTCTTGTGAAGGATCCGCTCCAAATTTCTAAGGACAACAATGGCGTTTATGGACTGGTGTCGGTGCCCATGACCCTCAACAACTTGGTGTTGGACGGACAGCTTTGGGCGAATGCATCGCTTGGATTGAATTCCGATGTGCAGCAGATTCCTATGTTTTATGCCGGTGGTTGGGTCGGGAAAGGATTATTTCGGAATCGCCCTGATGACACGGTGGTGCTTGGCTTCTCCCATGCCAGGTGGAGTCCATCAGTGCAGACGAATCAGGTATGGGAATCGATTGTTGAATTGGGTTATCAGTTTGCATTGGGGGACAACGTCAGTATTCAGCCCAACCTTCAAGTGGTATTTAATCCTTCAGGGACAGGTTCGGTGCCGGATGCTTTGGTGTTGGGGATGCAAATGTCTTTCTTGTTCTAA
- a CDS encoding sugar porter family MFS transporter, with amino-acid sequence MPKKSAEAMGNDQGNRRVQFILRIAIAAALGGFLFGYDTAVINGAVSSIQSTFNASAVNLGLAVSSALLGSAAGALGAGWLADGIGRRRSMWLAALLFVVSALGSALASRLIDLVAWRLIGGVAVGFASVLAPAYIAEISPAEMRGRTGSLQQLAIVLGIFIALLSDYLLVLATPDQNPMSPLGAMAAWRWMLMSEMVPAVIYGAMVLQIPESPRYLVQKGRIEQARVVICKTLGEPTQPVIDRIQFSLGNHEGSSIADLFSRRTLFLPIVWTGILLAMFQQFVGINVIFYYSSSLWKSVGFSTTDSLIITVITSVTNVVTTFLAILTIDRLGRRPLLVMGSVVITISLGLMSWAFAGAPIVNGAPALSGASSWVALISANVFVFAFGFSWGPVMWVLLGEMFNNRIRALALGLSATVNWLANFVISTTFPVFLESSGPSLAYGLYATAAAISFFFVLFMVRETKGRELEEMV; translated from the coding sequence ATGCCCAAGAAGAGTGCAGAGGCAATGGGGAATGATCAGGGCAATCGACGGGTTCAATTCATTCTGCGAATAGCAATTGCCGCCGCCTTAGGCGGCTTTTTGTTTGGTTATGACACGGCCGTCATCAATGGGGCTGTGTCTTCCATTCAATCCACATTCAACGCGTCTGCCGTGAATCTCGGACTTGCGGTGTCGTCAGCACTCCTGGGGTCTGCAGCTGGTGCCTTGGGTGCTGGTTGGCTTGCTGATGGGATTGGACGTCGCCGAAGTATGTGGCTTGCGGCGCTTTTGTTTGTTGTGAGTGCACTGGGCTCTGCATTGGCGTCCCGATTGATTGATCTGGTGGCCTGGCGCTTGATTGGGGGTGTGGCGGTGGGTTTTGCCAGTGTGCTTGCGCCTGCCTATATCGCAGAAATCTCACCAGCGGAGATGCGTGGCCGCACGGGGTCTTTGCAGCAATTGGCCATTGTTCTGGGGATTTTTATTGCGCTTTTGAGTGACTATTTATTGGTTCTTGCCACCCCAGATCAAAACCCCATGTCGCCTTTGGGGGCGATGGCGGCATGGCGATGGATGTTGATGTCTGAGATGGTTCCTGCTGTGATTTATGGGGCCATGGTGTTGCAAATACCAGAAAGTCCTCGCTATCTGGTGCAAAAAGGTCGGATTGAGCAGGCTCGTGTGGTGATCTGCAAAACCCTTGGCGAGCCCACACAACCGGTGATTGATCGGATTCAATTCAGTCTTGGCAACCATGAAGGGAGTTCAATTGCTGATCTTTTTTCCAGGCGAACATTGTTTTTACCGATTGTTTGGACAGGGATATTGCTAGCGATGTTTCAGCAGTTTGTGGGTATTAATGTCATCTTTTATTACTCAAGTTCATTGTGGAAGTCCGTTGGTTTCAGTACGACGGACAGCCTGATTATTACTGTTATTACTTCAGTCACGAATGTCGTGACGACCTTCCTGGCGATTCTTACGATTGATCGATTGGGGCGGCGTCCGTTGCTGGTGATGGGTTCTGTCGTGATCACGATCAGCTTGGGGCTGATGAGTTGGGCTTTTGCTGGAGCTCCGATCGTGAATGGTGCGCCTGCGCTTTCAGGGGCTTCCTCATGGGTGGCCTTGATTTCAGCCAACGTTTTCGTCTTTGCTTTTGGCTTCTCTTGGGGACCGGTGATGTGGGTTCTCTTGGGAGAGATGTTCAATAACCGCATTCGTGCCCTCGCCTTGGGGTTGTCTGCCACCGTGAATTGGTTAGCGAATTTTGTGATCTCCACCACCTTCCCTGTCTTCCTTGAGTCGTCAGGACCGTCCCTGGCCTATGGCCTGTATGCCACGGCTGCGGCGATTTCGTTTTTCTTTGTTCTATTCATGGTGCGGGAAACCAAGGGCCGGGAACTGGAGGAAATGGTCTGA
- the budA gene encoding acetolactate decarboxylase, translating into MKLPTGHWQALLRHCQQSGESHGAVVRKALADYLDLDHQTLWQLSTSTAVVEGVFGGALQVKDLLDHGDFGLGTFEQLDGEGILLDGVCWQARADGSLIKAPPDEAIPFWVATHFQAERQMSVIDIVSIEDLGARIDPFRPGANLFVAIQIKGVFERVEMRTVSRVPEGVGLLEASNNQAMVCIEKVSGTLVGFWSPEHTTSLNIPGYHFHFLSDDHSSGGHVLDLKADSLEVELDFQSNLRLALPETKQFLEADLSHDISEQLHRAETKPQD; encoded by the coding sequence GTGAAGCTGCCAACGGGGCATTGGCAGGCCTTACTGCGTCATTGCCAGCAAAGCGGTGAGTCACATGGCGCCGTGGTGCGCAAAGCATTGGCGGATTACCTCGACCTAGATCATCAAACCCTTTGGCAGCTGTCCACCTCCACCGCCGTTGTGGAAGGGGTTTTTGGAGGTGCCCTTCAGGTGAAAGACCTGCTCGACCATGGCGACTTTGGTCTTGGCACCTTTGAACAACTTGATGGTGAAGGGATTCTTCTTGATGGGGTCTGTTGGCAGGCGAGGGCAGATGGCAGCCTGATCAAGGCGCCGCCTGATGAGGCCATCCCTTTTTGGGTTGCCACCCATTTCCAGGCTGAACGTCAGATGAGCGTGATTGACATCGTCAGTATTGAGGATCTTGGCGCGCGGATCGACCCGTTTCGGCCCGGAGCCAACTTGTTCGTGGCGATCCAAATTAAAGGGGTGTTTGAACGGGTTGAGATGCGAACGGTGTCGAGGGTGCCTGAAGGTGTGGGCTTGCTCGAGGCTTCCAACAACCAAGCCATGGTTTGCATCGAGAAGGTGTCTGGAACCTTGGTGGGGTTTTGGAGCCCTGAGCACACCACCAGCTTGAACATCCCTGGTTATCACTTTCACTTTCTTTCGGACGATCACAGCAGCGGTGGTCATGTCCTGGATCTCAAAGCGGATTCTTTGGAGGTTGAACTGGACTTTCAATCGAATCTCAGGCTGGCTCTACCAGAAACCAAGCAGTTTCTTGAGGCTGATCTATCCCATGACATCAGCGAACAACTCCATAGGGCGGAAACCAAACCTCAGGACTGA
- the ffh gene encoding signal recognition particle protein: protein MFDELSARFEDAVKGLRGQDTISETNVEGALKEVRRALLEADVSLPVVKDFVSEVREKAVGAEVVRGVTPDQKFIQVVHEQLVDVMGGGNAPLAKADQAPTVVLMAGLQGAGKTTATAKLGLHLKDQGRRALMVGADVYRPAAIEQLKTLGGQIGVDVFSLGIEAKPEAIAAAGLAKAKDEGYDTLLVDTAGRLQIDSEMMEEMVRIRGAVQPDEVLLVVDSMIGQEAAELTRAFHDQVGITGAVLTKLDGDSRGGAALSIRKVSGQPIKFIGTGEKVEALQPFHPERMASRILGMGDVLTLVEKAQKEVELADVEKMQKKLQEASFDFSDFLQQMRLIKRMGSLGGLMKMIPGMNKIDDGMLKQGEQQLKKIEAMIGSMTAAERTQPELLAAQPSRRRRIASGCGYQAADVDKVLADFQKMRGFMQQMTKGGGMPGMPGMPGMGGGGFPGMGGGMPGMGGGMPGMPGMGGGMPAGQPGAAPRRQRPYKKKKGFGQL, encoded by the coding sequence ATGTTTGACGAGCTTTCAGCCCGTTTTGAAGATGCCGTCAAAGGGCTGAGGGGCCAGGACACAATCTCCGAAACGAATGTGGAGGGGGCGCTCAAGGAGGTCCGGCGGGCGCTCCTCGAGGCGGATGTGAGTCTGCCGGTGGTGAAGGATTTTGTCTCTGAAGTTCGTGAAAAAGCGGTCGGTGCTGAGGTTGTTCGTGGTGTAACGCCCGACCAGAAGTTCATTCAGGTTGTGCATGAGCAGCTTGTCGACGTGATGGGCGGCGGCAATGCCCCGCTCGCGAAGGCCGATCAAGCGCCCACGGTGGTGTTGATGGCTGGGTTGCAGGGGGCCGGTAAAACCACGGCGACGGCCAAGTTGGGTCTTCATTTAAAGGATCAGGGTCGCAGGGCCCTGATGGTGGGTGCCGATGTGTACCGCCCTGCTGCAATTGAGCAGCTGAAGACCCTCGGCGGTCAGATCGGTGTGGATGTGTTCAGTCTTGGCATTGAGGCGAAGCCTGAGGCCATCGCAGCTGCCGGTTTGGCCAAGGCAAAAGATGAGGGGTACGACACCCTCTTGGTCGACACGGCTGGCCGTTTGCAAATCGACTCCGAGATGATGGAGGAGATGGTGCGGATTCGTGGCGCCGTGCAGCCCGATGAGGTGCTGTTGGTGGTGGATTCGATGATTGGCCAGGAGGCGGCCGAGCTCACCCGCGCTTTCCACGATCAGGTGGGGATTACCGGAGCTGTGCTCACGAAGCTCGATGGTGATTCACGCGGTGGTGCGGCGCTGTCGATTCGCAAGGTGAGCGGTCAGCCGATCAAATTCATCGGTACGGGCGAAAAGGTTGAGGCTCTTCAGCCTTTCCACCCCGAGCGGATGGCGAGTCGCATTCTCGGGATGGGGGACGTGCTCACGCTGGTGGAGAAGGCGCAGAAAGAGGTTGAACTCGCTGACGTTGAAAAAATGCAGAAAAAGCTGCAAGAAGCGTCGTTTGATTTTTCCGATTTCCTGCAGCAAATGCGCTTGATCAAGCGCATGGGTTCCCTTGGGGGACTGATGAAAATGATCCCTGGGATGAACAAAATCGACGACGGCATGCTCAAGCAGGGAGAGCAGCAGTTGAAAAAAATCGAAGCGATGATCGGTTCGATGACAGCGGCGGAACGGACGCAGCCTGAGTTGCTGGCAGCGCAGCCCTCGAGGCGCCGCCGGATTGCCTCAGGATGCGGCTACCAAGCAGCTGATGTCGACAAAGTGCTGGCTGATTTCCAAAAGATGCGCGGCTTTATGCAGCAGATGACCAAAGGCGGAGGAATGCCTGGAATGCCAGGGATGCCAGGCATGGGTGGAGGTGGATTCCCCGGAATGGGTGGCGGGATGCCAGGCATGGGTGGAGGCATGCCCGGAATGCCAGGGATGGGGGGTGGAATGCCAGCTGGCCAGCCTGGAGCAGCTCCCCGTCGGCAGCGCCCTTACAAGAAGAAGAAGGGTTTTGGTCAGCTTTGA
- a CDS encoding PhoH family protein translates to MREAAATGRFVLDLPHSEAALALAGSAEQTLHQLEALTGASLVMRGLQLEMSGHLVQIERAAAVVELVRPIWQHGQAVSQVDLQSALGALNTGQAEDHVAMGDQVLARNQKGNLLRPRTLRQKKYVDAMERHDLTFALGPAGTGKTFLAAVLAVRMLTERKVERLILTRPAVEAGERLGFLPGDLQQKIDPYLRPLYDSLHALLGPEKTTSLLEKGVIEVAPLAYMRGRTLAGAFVILDEAQNTTPAQMRMVLTRLGERSRMVVTGDITQQDLPPGQLSGLVEAAQVMEGVAGVAVCHLTAADVVRHPLVQRVVEAYASFDDQSDSQTAADTSRLRGPE, encoded by the coding sequence ATGCGCGAAGCTGCCGCAACAGGTCGCTTCGTCCTTGATCTCCCCCATTCTGAAGCCGCTCTTGCGTTAGCAGGATCGGCAGAACAGACTCTGCATCAATTGGAGGCCCTCACCGGTGCGTCCCTTGTGATGCGGGGTCTTCAGCTTGAAATGTCTGGTCATCTTGTCCAGATCGAACGTGCTGCCGCGGTGGTGGAGTTGGTCCGGCCGATCTGGCAGCACGGTCAAGCGGTCTCTCAAGTTGATCTGCAATCAGCGTTGGGAGCCTTAAACACCGGCCAAGCTGAAGATCATGTCGCCATGGGCGATCAGGTGCTCGCCCGCAACCAAAAGGGCAACCTTCTGCGTCCGCGCACGTTGCGTCAGAAGAAGTACGTGGATGCGATGGAGCGCCATGACCTCACCTTTGCGCTTGGTCCTGCCGGGACGGGAAAAACATTCCTGGCGGCAGTGCTGGCTGTGCGCATGCTCACGGAGCGAAAGGTTGAGCGCTTGATCCTCACGCGGCCAGCCGTTGAGGCTGGAGAGCGTCTTGGTTTTCTTCCTGGCGACTTACAGCAAAAAATTGACCCCTATCTCAGGCCCCTCTACGACTCCTTGCATGCCCTGCTTGGACCTGAGAAAACCACCTCTCTGCTTGAAAAAGGTGTGATTGAAGTGGCTCCACTCGCTTATATGCGAGGTCGAACCCTGGCCGGCGCGTTTGTGATTCTTGATGAGGCGCAAAACACCACGCCTGCCCAGATGCGCATGGTGCTTACGCGTTTAGGGGAGCGCTCACGCATGGTTGTCACGGGTGATATCACCCAGCAGGATTTACCTCCTGGCCAGTTGAGTGGTTTGGTGGAAGCAGCGCAGGTGATGGAGGGGGTGGCCGGTGTTGCCGTCTGTCATCTCACAGCGGCTGATGTGGTGCGCCATCCGCTGGTGCAACGCGTAGTGGAGGCCTATGCCAGCTTTGATGACCAATCTGACTCTCAAACAGCAGCTGATACGAGCCGGCTCAGGGGTCCTGAATAG
- the rpsP gene encoding 30S ribosomal protein S16: MIKLRLKRFGKKREASFRLVACNSTSRRDGRPLQELGFYNPRTKETRLDAEALRVRLSQGAQPTDAVRSLLEKGGLLEKSVRPAETIGKLKQAAAREAAGKKAAKEAAEAKAAEASAASESDDSGTESAEG, from the coding sequence ATGATCAAGCTCCGCCTGAAGCGGTTCGGTAAGAAGCGGGAAGCGAGTTTCCGCCTCGTGGCCTGCAACAGCACGTCACGCCGAGATGGCCGCCCCCTGCAGGAGCTGGGCTTTTACAACCCACGCACCAAGGAGACCCGCTTAGACGCCGAGGCCCTACGTGTGCGCCTCAGTCAGGGTGCTCAGCCCACCGATGCCGTTCGCTCCCTGCTCGAGAAGGGCGGATTGCTCGAAAAGTCTGTGCGACCTGCTGAGACCATCGGCAAGTTGAAGCAAGCTGCTGCCCGCGAAGCTGCCGGGAAGAAGGCTGCAAAAGAAGCAGCAGAAGCCAAGGCTGCAGAAGCATCAGCGGCAAGTGAATCTGACGATTCAGGCACTGAATCAGCCGAAGGCTGA
- a CDS encoding ARC6/PARC6 family protein — translation MNATLVELPIDHFRLLGVSPSAETESVLRTLQLRLDRCPDQGFTHEVLMQRAELLRLSADLLSDASRRQDYESTLLQLGRDHPEETAGLELASSREVAGLMLLWEAHAPHETFQLTRQVLQPPQAPVLGSGRESDLALLAALSCRDAARQDQDQRRYESAAGLLTEGLQLLQRMGKLPDYRQRLETDLEQLTPYRILDLLSRDLAEQSARQDGLVMLETFVQKRGGLEGEAADLTTAGMDQGSFELFFQQIRRFLTVQEQVDLYGRWERFGSSDASFLSVMALVAAGFSQRKPERVQDARSKLQSLVFVGLDLNPLLGCMDLLLGDVDRALEHVHASPDAELQEWLANHPSDDLAALFDYCRTWLGRDVLPGYRDVDAQVVDLEAWFADRDVQAYVESLERKEGRSLLTPDPSAKTAPDKDWSFGNLPPLGLDPEGSMPLSFGDGEALSDHSSDSAVDEARGSGLSSFIPAAWTNLKSRRPSLSRLSESRRKLSSRTLSRLSRSRLSMSRLSLSRLSLPQLSLSRLSMNSPSLPQNRRSLWIGSGVVLVVVVVVFSLVGLRREAQQEIATTAPTKPTEDALPIADDVSSQPKATLKQEPLRSSERIAPLAVAKPSEVQLQALLQAWLDLKATALLQKGGTESLAEVARPVLVGRVRDQQAALLQDGLVQNIQASITSIQTVSSTPSRIEIRAQLTYRDQTLNEQGEVVAETPAGNLPVTYILGRDPDGWRLQAYIPG, via the coding sequence GATCATTTCCGCCTGTTGGGCGTCAGCCCTTCAGCTGAAACCGAGTCGGTGTTGCGGACGCTGCAGTTGCGTCTTGATCGCTGTCCAGATCAGGGTTTCACCCATGAGGTCCTCATGCAGAGGGCTGAGTTGTTGCGGCTTTCTGCCGACCTCTTGAGCGATGCGTCGCGTCGGCAGGACTACGAGAGCACCCTTCTCCAATTGGGTCGTGATCATCCGGAAGAGACGGCGGGGCTGGAATTGGCTTCCAGCCGTGAGGTCGCCGGTTTGATGTTGCTATGGGAGGCCCATGCACCGCACGAGACCTTTCAGCTCACCCGCCAGGTGCTGCAACCTCCTCAGGCGCCCGTGCTCGGTAGTGGTCGCGAGTCGGACCTTGCCCTGTTGGCGGCACTCTCTTGCCGTGATGCGGCCCGTCAAGACCAGGACCAGCGCCGGTATGAATCTGCTGCCGGGCTGCTGACTGAGGGACTGCAGTTGCTCCAACGTATGGGCAAGCTTCCCGATTATCGGCAGCGGCTTGAAACGGACCTAGAGCAGCTCACTCCCTATCGAATTTTGGATCTGTTGAGCCGTGATCTGGCCGAGCAATCAGCCCGTCAAGACGGACTGGTGATGCTGGAAACCTTTGTTCAAAAGCGCGGTGGTCTGGAGGGGGAGGCTGCCGACTTGACCACGGCTGGCATGGACCAGGGCAGTTTTGAGCTGTTTTTCCAGCAGATTCGCCGCTTCCTCACTGTTCAAGAACAGGTGGATCTGTATGGACGTTGGGAGCGCTTTGGTTCCTCTGATGCCAGCTTCCTTTCCGTGATGGCCTTGGTAGCCGCTGGATTTTCCCAACGCAAGCCTGAGCGTGTTCAGGACGCCCGCAGCAAACTTCAATCCCTGGTGTTCGTTGGTTTGGATCTCAATCCATTGCTGGGATGCATGGATCTTTTGCTCGGTGATGTGGATCGGGCGTTGGAGCATGTTCATGCCAGCCCGGATGCGGAGCTGCAGGAATGGCTGGCGAACCACCCCAGTGATGATCTCGCGGCCCTTTTCGATTACTGCCGTACCTGGCTGGGACGGGATGTGCTCCCCGGCTATCGCGATGTCGATGCCCAGGTTGTTGACCTGGAGGCCTGGTTTGCTGATCGAGATGTGCAGGCGTATGTGGAGAGTCTGGAGCGCAAGGAGGGGCGAAGCCTGCTAACGCCCGATCCATCCGCAAAGACTGCTCCAGACAAGGACTGGAGCTTTGGCAATCTCCCTCCATTGGGTCTTGATCCAGAGGGCTCCATGCCCCTTTCTTTTGGAGATGGGGAGGCCTTGTCTGACCACAGTTCAGATTCAGCTGTCGACGAGGCAAGAGGGAGTGGACTGAGCAGCTTTATCCCAGCGGCCTGGACAAATCTGAAAAGCCGACGCCCATCCCTATCCCGACTCTCAGAGTCTCGCCGCAAACTGTCCAGCCGGACCCTGTCACGTCTTTCACGGTCGCGGCTTTCGATGTCGCGCTTGTCCCTCTCCAGGCTTTCCCTGCCACAGCTTTCGCTCTCTCGGCTGTCGATGAATAGCCCTTCTTTGCCGCAAAACAGGCGTTCTTTGTGGATCGGCTCAGGGGTGGTTCTGGTGGTTGTGGTGGTTGTGTTCAGCCTTGTCGGGCTGAGGCGCGAGGCACAGCAGGAAATCGCAACCACCGCACCAACGAAACCCACGGAGGATGCCCTACCCATTGCTGATGACGTGTCTTCTCAGCCGAAGGCCACGCTCAAGCAGGAACCCCTTAGGTCCAGCGAACGCATTGCGCCTTTAGCGGTGGCAAAACCGAGTGAGGTTCAGCTGCAAGCCCTTCTCCAGGCATGGCTTGACCTCAAGGCAACGGCGTTGCTTCAAAAGGGTGGGACGGAATCCCTCGCTGAGGTGGCTCGTCCAGTGCTTGTGGGTCGCGTGCGTGATCAGCAGGCCGCCTTATTGCAGGATGGCCTCGTCCAAAACATCCAGGCTTCGATCACCTCGATTCAGACGGTGAGTTCAACGCCTTCTCGCATTGAAATAAGAGCACAACTCACCTACCGCGATCAAACTCTGAATGAACAGGGAGAGGTGGTTGCTGAAACTCCTGCTGGCAACTTGCCGGTCACCTACATCCTTGGCCGAGACCCAGATGGTTGGCGCCTGCAGGCTTATATCCCGGGCTAG
- the era gene encoding GTPase Era translates to MVESLSGSFTSDKPKGFRSGFVALIGRPNVGKSTLVNQLIGDKIAITSPVAQTTRNRLRAILTTDEAQLILVDTPGIHKPHHLLGERLVRSARSAIGEVDQVLLLLEGCEAPGRGDAFIVQLLRQQSLPVQVLLNKWDLVPLEQKDAADAAYRELLSETDWPVHRCSALSGDGCPELVKAISSLMPEGPQLYPSDMVSDQPERLLMGELIREQVLLNTREEVPHSVAVSIDRIEEMPAKGKGHGRTAVLATVLVERKSQKGILIGKGGAMLKTIGQGARLQMQTLIDGPVYLELFVKVVPDWRSKPARLAELGYVGD, encoded by the coding sequence ATGGTTGAGTCTCTTTCTGGTTCGTTCACCAGCGATAAGCCCAAGGGATTTCGCTCTGGGTTTGTTGCGCTGATTGGCCGCCCCAATGTGGGGAAATCCACGCTGGTGAATCAGCTCATCGGCGACAAGATTGCGATTACCTCACCCGTGGCCCAAACCACCCGCAATCGGTTGCGCGCGATCCTCACCACGGATGAAGCCCAGCTGATCCTGGTGGATACGCCAGGCATTCATAAGCCCCATCACTTATTAGGGGAGCGGCTAGTTCGTAGTGCCCGATCAGCGATTGGGGAGGTGGATCAAGTGCTGCTTTTACTGGAGGGATGCGAGGCCCCGGGACGGGGTGATGCTTTCATCGTGCAATTGCTGCGACAGCAGTCCTTGCCGGTGCAGGTGCTGCTCAACAAGTGGGATTTGGTTCCTTTGGAGCAGAAGGATGCTGCCGATGCGGCCTACCGAGAGCTTCTCAGCGAGACCGATTGGCCGGTCCATCGCTGTAGCGCCCTGAGCGGTGATGGCTGCCCCGAGTTGGTGAAGGCGATTAGTTCTTTGATGCCCGAGGGGCCCCAGCTGTATCCATCGGACATGGTGAGCGATCAGCCTGAGCGCTTGCTGATGGGAGAACTAATCCGTGAACAGGTGTTGCTCAATACGCGCGAAGAGGTGCCCCACAGCGTTGCAGTGAGCATTGATCGCATTGAGGAGATGCCGGCGAAGGGCAAGGGACATGGGCGTACGGCGGTCTTGGCCACGGTGTTGGTGGAGCGCAAAAGCCAGAAGGGAATTTTGATTGGCAAAGGCGGGGCCATGCTTAAAACGATTGGTCAGGGCGCGCGTCTGCAGATGCAGACCTTGATCGATGGTCCGGTGTATCTCGAGCTGTTCGTGAAGGTGGTTCCCGATTGGCGAAGTAAGCCGGCCAGACTCGCGGAGTTGGGGTATGTGGGTGATTAA